A segment of the Streptomyces sp. XD-27 genome:
GGGACGGCGGCTTTCCGGGATGGTATCGGTTGCGGGCGGTAACTGGGCAAGCGCCGGGGCCAGTCGGTGGCCGAAGTCCCCTGGCGGGATGTGATCTTCTTCTCGCCGATACCATCCCGAAGCAGACATTCAGCCCAGTATGCGGTACTCCTCCAGCAGTCGTCGTCCGATGATCATTTTCTGGATCTCGGCGGTACCTTCGCCGATGAGAAGCATCGGGGCCTCCCGGTAGAGGCGCTCGATCTCGTACTCCTTGGAGAACCCGTACCCGCCGTGGATGCGGAAGGCGTCCTCCACGACCTCTTTGCAGTACTCCGAGGCCAGGTACTTGGCCATGCCCGCTTCGAGGTCATTGCGCTGGCCCGAGTCCTTTTTCCGGGCCGCATTCACCATCATCGCATGAGCGGCTTCGACCTTTGTGGCCATTTCGGCCAGTTTGAACTGGATGGCCTGGTGCTGGGCGATCGGCTTCCCGAAGGTGCTTCGCTGCTGTGCGTACGCAACGCCCAGCTCGAAGGCACGCTGCGCGACGCCGCAGCCACGCGCGGCCACGTTGACCCGCCCGACCTCGACGCCGTCCATCATTTGGTAAAAACCGCGTCCGGTGGTCCCGCCGAGCACACGATCGGCCGGAATGCGCAGTCCGTCGAGAATGAGCTCGGTGGTGTCGACCCCCTTGTAGCCCATCTTCTCGATCTTGCCGGGGATGGTCAGGCCCGGCCTGACCTCGCCGAAGCCCGGCTCCTTCTCGATCAGGAACGTGGTCATCGACTTGTGCGGCTTGGCGGCGGCCTCTTCGGGGGAGAGGCCCTCGTCCGTCCGGCACAACACGGCCACCAGCGACGACGTGCCGCCGTTGGTCAGCCACATCTTCTGACCGGTGAGTATGAAGTCGTCCCCGTCCCGCTCACCCTTGGTGCTGATCGCCGACACGTCGGACCCCAGGCCCGGCTCCGACATCGAGAACGCGCCCCGGATCTCGCCCAGCGCCATCTTCGGCAGGAAATAGTCCTTCTGCTCCTGCGTGCCGTGCTGCTTGAGCATGTAGGCCACGATGAAGTGCGTGTTGATGATGCCCGACACGCTCATCCAGCCGCGCGCGATCTCCTCCACGCACAGCGCGTATGTGAGAAGGGACTCACCGAGGCCGCCGTACTCCTCCGGGATCATCAGCCCGAAGACACCGAGCTCCTTGAGCCCCTCGACGATCTGCGCCGGGTACTCGTCGCGGTGCTCCAGGTCGGTGGCGACCGGCAGGATCTCCTTGTCGACGAAGTCACGGACCGTGCGCAGGATCTCCTGCTGGATCTCGGTCAGCCCGTCGGTCTGTGCCAGACGCCCCATCTCACTTCTCCCGTTCGCGCAGTTCGGGGCGGCCCGGCTGCTCGCCGCCGCGCTCCTTGATGTACGTGGCGGTCGGCACCATCACCTTGCGCCGGAACACGCAGACCAGCGTGCCGTCCTGCTTGTAGCCCTTGGTCTCGACGTACACGATGCCGCGGTCCGACTTCGACTTCGACGGCGTCTTGTCGAGCACGGTCGTCTCGCCGTAGATCGTGTCGCCGTGGAAGGTCGGCGCCACGTGCCGCAGCGACTCGATCTCCAGGTTGGCGATCGCCTTGCCGGAGACGTCCGGCACGGACATGCCCAGCAGCAGCGAGTAGATGTAGTTGCCCA
Coding sequences within it:
- a CDS encoding acyl-CoA dehydrogenase family protein produces the protein MGRLAQTDGLTEIQQEILRTVRDFVDKEILPVATDLEHRDEYPAQIVEGLKELGVFGLMIPEEYGGLGESLLTYALCVEEIARGWMSVSGIINTHFIVAYMLKQHGTQEQKDYFLPKMALGEIRGAFSMSEPGLGSDVSAISTKGERDGDDFILTGQKMWLTNGGTSSLVAVLCRTDEGLSPEEAAAKPHKSMTTFLIEKEPGFGEVRPGLTIPGKIEKMGYKGVDTTELILDGLRIPADRVLGGTTGRGFYQMMDGVEVGRVNVAARGCGVAQRAFELGVAYAQQRSTFGKPIAQHQAIQFKLAEMATKVEAAHAMMVNAARKKDSGQRNDLEAGMAKYLASEYCKEVVEDAFRIHGGYGFSKEYEIERLYREAPMLLIGEGTAEIQKMIIGRRLLEEYRILG
- a CDS encoding MaoC family dehydratase produces the protein MQFGRTYEEFTIGDVYKHWPGKTVTEYDDHLFCLLTMNHHPLHMDTHYAEKTTDFGKNVVVGNYIYSLLLGMSVPDVSGKAIANLEIESLRHVAPTFHGDTIYGETTVLDKTPSKSKSDRGIVYVETKGYKQDGTLVCVFRRKVMVPTATYIKERGGEQPGRPELREREK